GGTATTGTAGTTATCCATGTAAGCAATATCTCACTCACCACTCCCCACCGTACAGCATTTATCCTCTGAGCGGACCCTGCACCCATCACTGAGGAAGAAATTACCTGTGTAGTACTTACAGGAAAACCAAACAATGCCGCTAAATAAATAACTGAACCAGAAGAACTTTGTGCACTAAAACCATGCACAGGCCTGATCCTATATAACTTCATCCCCAGCGTCTTGATTATCCTCCAACCTCCAGAGGCTATACCAAGGGCTATAGCAGTGGAACAGGCAAAGATAACCCACTTAGGTACAATAAACTCACCTTCAGGCGATGGACGATAGAAATATTCTATTGTCTCGGGAGACATCTGGTAGAGGATAATCAAGGACATGGTGATAGCACCCATAGCCTTCTGAGCATCGTTGGTGCCATGGCTCAGAGCTAAACCAATGGATGATAATATCTGCAATCGCCTGAAAATCCGATTGACTCTGGTAGGCATTACATTTGGAAAGAGCGTAAAAATAGCCTTGGTAAATAAAAACCCTGCCATCAAGCCTGTGATGGGTGTGATAGCCAGCATTAAGATAACAGTTTCCACAGTAGGCCAATGAATTGCTTCAACCCCTGAAGCTATTAAGACAGCACCCAATATTCCACCTATTAAGGCATGGGAGGAACTGGAAGGCATACCAAAATACCATGTGAAGAGGTTCCATACAATTGCTGCCAAAAGAGCTGCAAAGACCACCGAAATGGTAATAAGACTTGTTTCAATTAACCCTTTGCCGATGGTCTTTGCCACTGCAGTGCCAAGAAAATAGGCACCAATAAATTCAAAGGTTGCCGCCGTAATTACAGCACCCTTAGGTGAAAGTGCACCAGAAGAGATCATGGTAGCCACCAGATTACTGCTGTCATGAAAACCATTGCTGAAATCGAAAAACAGTGCAATAAAAACAATCGTGACTGCTATAATCAATACCAAGGTATCCAAAATTACAATCGCTCCTTAATAACCTTTTTCTCTTCCATTGCTTTTCACACTTGCTTAATTTTTAAAAATACTGTTAAAGGAATGATAAATGTAGATACCCAAAGGTCAGCCAGCCAAATCCTGAGATTAAAGTCAGAGTTTCGCC
The window above is part of the Nitrospirota bacterium genome. Proteins encoded here:
- a CDS encoding inorganic phosphate transporter; its protein translation is MDTLVLIIAVTIVFIALFFDFSNGFHDSSNLVATMISSGALSPKGAVITAATFEFIGAYFLGTAVAKTIGKGLIETSLITISVVFAALLAAIVWNLFTWYFGMPSSSSHALIGGILGAVLIASGVEAIHWPTVETVILMLAITPITGLMAGFLFTKAIFTLFPNVMPTRVNRIFRRLQILSSIGLALSHGTNDAQKAMGAITMSLIILYQMSPETIEYFYRPSPEGEFIVPKWVIFACSTAIALGIASGGWRIIKTLGMKLYRIRPVHGFSAQSSSGSVIYLAALFGFPVSTTQVISSSVMGAGSAQRINAVRWGVVSEILLTWITTIPAAGVLGIVIYLAIKFLVDKLV